The following proteins are encoded in a genomic region of Ornithodoros turicata isolate Travis chromosome 6, ASM3712646v1, whole genome shotgun sequence:
- the LOC135399015 gene encoding sodium-dependent proline transporter-like, whose amino-acid sequence MTVQELQAGDAKKEDPKEAAAGALGEAEEEPERGRFANRTESVLYAIGMAVGIGDVWRFPILAYQNGGGAFFAAYLLIIVVMGVPLFIMEISFGQFATAGPIVVWNCLPVARGIGVGMVILSVLVAIYYNVVLAYSLYYLAQSFRSELPWAGCFEWWGADRETCYLREAGLVHCWEVPDILSANVTETPASGDAIWLATASRTNFSVPKDLYYAAMANCTNATQTASEQFWEKYVLHLSANIDEVGSIRWGLCLCLFISWFLVCICLIRGVTSSGKVVYFTATFPYVVLTILLIKGVTLTGSFDGIKYFLLPDFHKLGNINVWRKAAEQAFYSLNLSWGVIIMVGSYNHFRNKDIFVDTVIVFVADVLTSLFGGIAIFSVLGHMSMELGIPIESVAKAGQGLAFVVYPEALASFWFPQLWSVIFFFMLFILGIDSEFPLLQTALTVLSDTFPWLENHRATLSIVSCTLCFLIGITNVTDGGQYVLNLMDTYSAGLSLIFIGFCEVTAVMWIYGVNNFSEDMNFMIGSSPSLLMRICWAYVIPGVLFVLTFHGFFHAIPITYNNTDPYPEWANIFGWCIAALSMVQIPLWAIVALYNRRNNLKSAFLPTEDWGPRDPQDFREYRALRWPLEKPPPQSPPAPSPTKVLNVPHDAPATPHNAPDAPHNAPNAPHNKP is encoded by the exons ATGACAGTGCAGGAGCTACAGGCTGGAGATGCCA AGAAAGAAGACCCGAAAGAAGCAGCCGCTGGTGCACTCGGCGAAGCCGAAGAAGAACCCGAACGAGGTCGGTTTGCGAACAGAACAGAATCCGTCCTGTACGCCATTGGAATGGCCGTAGGGATTGGAGACGTATGGAGATTCCCTATACTGGCCTATCAGAATGGAGGAG GTGCATTCTTCGCGGCATACCTGCTCATCATCGTGGTGATGGGAGTTCCTTTATTCATCATGGAAATCTCTTTTGGACAGTTTGCCACTGCTGGACCAATTGTTGTTTGGAATTGTCTGCCAGTAGCACGTG GTATCGGTGTGGGCATGGTGATACTGTCAGTCCTGGTGGCCATCTATTACAACGTCGTTCTGGCATATTCCCTTTATTATCTTGCCCAATCTTTCCGCTCTGAGCTTCCATGGGCAGGGTGCTTCGAGTGGTGGGGAGCGGACAGAGAAACTTGCTATCTCCGCGAAGCGGGACTG GTTCACTGCTGGGAGGTACCCGACATATTGTCCGCGAACGTCACTGAAACGCCCGCCTCAGGAGATGCTATTTGGCTTGCTACTGCGTCCAGGACCAATTTTTCCGTTCCGAAGGACCTCTACTACGCCGCAATGGCCAACTGTACAAACGCCACACAAACTGCCTCGGAACAGTTCTGGGA AAAGTACGTGCTGCATTTATCCGCCAACATCGACGAGGTTGGTTCGATAAGATGGGGACTATGCCTCTGCTTATTCATAAGCTGGTTCCTCGTATGTATCTGCCTCATCCGAGGAGTGACCTCGTCAGGGAAG GTTGTGTACTTTACGGCAACGTTTCCGTACGTCGTTCTCACGATCCTGCTTATCAAAGGAGTCACATTGACTGGATCCTTCGACGGAATCAAGTACTTCTTGCTGCCAGACTTTCACAAGTTAGGGAACATAAAC GTATGGCGAAAGGCTGCTGAACAAGCGTTCTATTCGTTGAATCTTTCCTGGGGTGTCATTATTATGGTCGGGAGCTACAACCACTTCAGGAATAAGGATATCTTTGT TGACACAGTGATCGTCTTTGTCGCGGATGTGCTCACCAGCTTGTTTGGTGGCATCGCTATTTTCTCCGTACTGGGCCACATGTCCATGGAGCTGGGAATTCCTATTGAATCCGTTGCAAAAGCAG GACAAGGCTTAGCATTCGTAGTCTATCCAGAGGCCCTCGCATCATTTTGGTTTCCGCAATTGTGGTCCGTCATCTTCTTCTTTATGCTCTTCATCCTGGGCATCGACAGCGAG TTTCCACTTCTGCAAACTGCGCTCACTGTGCTGTCAGACACATTCCCATGGCTCGAAAATCACCGAGCTACGCTGTCGATAGTGTCCTGCACTTTGTGCTTCCTCATCGGGATTACAAACGTTACCGAC GGCGGCCAGTATGTCCTCAATCTGATGGACACTTACAGCGCAGGCCTATCTCTCATATTTATCGGGTTTTGCGAAGTCACAGCTGTTATGTGGATTTACG GCGTGAACAACTTTTCAGAAGACATGAACTTCATGATCGGATCGAGTCCATCTTTGCTCATGAGGATTTGCTGGGCTTACGTCATTCCAGGTGTTCTATTC GTGCTAACATTCCACGGCTTTTTCCACGCCATCCCGATAACATACAACAACACGGATCCTTACCCAGAATGGGCAAACATCTTCGGCTGGTGCATCGCTGCTTTGTCTATGGTGCAAATTCCTCTTTGGGCTATCGTGGCTCTATATAACCGGCGAAAT AATCTCAAAAGCGCATTTCTACCAACTGAAGACTGGGGACCACGAGATCCACAAGATTTTCGCGAATACCGTGCACTACGGTGGCCCCTCGAGAAGCCACCTCCACAAAGCCCTCCGGCCCCAAGTCCGACTAAAGTGTTGAATGTCCCTCATGATGCCCCGGCTACCCCTCATAATGCCCCAGATGCCCCTCATAACGCCCCGAATGCCCCTCATAACAAACCGTGA